The region cccaggggtatatatatggtccttagccatatttattcatttgttccatttccaactagagaaaagccaaattctctcctatcgtcccaaatcgtgagtacttctatctaagtgtATTATAGCCCTTGATATGTGTCTAGTAACCAAGAAATCATAAGaaacccacaagatcaaagagtttacggcctaagaacatcttggactgtaaacccttctttaagggacaaaagagtgccctagtcccttccttttcCAATAAAACTAGCCTAGACTCGTACCCTAATGTATGTAGGACTAGAAAAaatgtttatattgttaatgTGTTGAAAAAATGTAGTTGGGATGAAAAAATAGACTCGTTGGTGAGGCAAGCTTCGGCAAGGAAAGCGGTACAAAGTTATCTGCAATATCTCTACGATATGCAGAGCCCATAAAGAAACAACATGGCTTTAAACCAGCTCACATTCCATAGGAAGCCAGGAACTCCCGGCAATTAAAATGGAATATAGATGAATACAAGCTAAAATCCGAGCAGCACAAGAAAAATAGGTGTAACAATGTGGCTGATGGAGTAGCACGACCTACACATAACGCTGGATCCGCAAGTCATTTGAGGATAGGttctgatttggtaatttttataATTGTACATCAACGTTTATATATGTCTATCTGTATATTTGACATCCTATGGTATTTATGCAGAAGAGCAAATTAGAACGTGATCCACCCCATAGTGAATTGTTCTTGTATACACACACGAAGAATCATGATGGAGTCGCTTTCACAATTGAAAAAAATAGACAAATGCATGTAATATTAATTTCGGtgtt is a window of Lactuca sativa cultivar Salinas chromosome 1, Lsat_Salinas_v11, whole genome shotgun sequence DNA encoding:
- the LOC111882837 gene encoding uncharacterized protein LOC111882837 — translated: MNGSVVENVEGENNSTEDCGSDGRVTVHLWKKTWDEKIDSLVRQASARKAEARNSRQLKWNIDEYKLKSEQHKKNRCNNVADGVARPTHNAGSASHLRIGSDLKSKLERDPPHSELFLYTHTKNHDGVAFTIEKNRQMHAAYTKKHEELEAEGAEF